The following are from one region of the Actinomyces sp. oral taxon 897 genome:
- a CDS encoding ABC transporter permease — MSNLIRLIGRRLLALPVMVLGVTLLVFVVMSFSSADPARLALGEAASADALEQYRVAHHLNDPLLQRYWDYLTGLVHGDLGSSFTGVRISDLVSSAFPITLQLTFIGIFVAVILATVLGIVAALYRDRWPDQVIRVISIACLATPSFWLALLLIQWFSDVPGGTGTFPALVSDWVSFSDDPGTYVRQIFLPALAVAVPNAGSLTRVVRTAMVEELDRDYVRTAIGGGIPKHVVVARNVLRNALITPLTVLGLRIGYAMGGAVVIEIIFNINGMGQLIFDGITRNDVNIVQGVSITVALAFILVNIVVDMLYVLVNPRIRSI; from the coding sequence GTGTCCAACCTCATTCGCCTGATCGGACGGCGCCTGCTCGCGCTGCCGGTCATGGTGCTGGGTGTGACGCTTCTCGTGTTCGTCGTCATGTCGTTCTCATCGGCTGACCCCGCGCGCCTGGCGCTGGGGGAGGCAGCCTCTGCGGACGCCCTGGAGCAGTACCGAGTCGCCCACCACCTCAACGACCCACTCCTGCAGCGGTACTGGGACTACCTCACGGGGCTGGTCCACGGTGACCTCGGCTCCTCCTTCACCGGGGTCAGGATCTCCGACCTGGTCTCCTCGGCCTTCCCCATCACCCTCCAGCTGACCTTTATCGGCATCTTCGTCGCCGTCATCCTGGCCACCGTCCTGGGCATCGTCGCCGCCCTCTACCGCGACCGGTGGCCTGACCAGGTCATCCGCGTCATCTCCATCGCCTGCCTGGCCACTCCCTCCTTCTGGCTGGCACTGCTGCTCATCCAGTGGTTCTCCGACGTCCCCGGCGGCACCGGGACCTTCCCCGCCCTGGTCTCCGACTGGGTCTCCTTCAGCGACGACCCGGGCACCTACGTCCGCCAGATCTTCCTGCCGGCCCTGGCCGTGGCCGTGCCCAACGCCGGGTCCCTGACCCGCGTGGTGCGCACCGCCATGGTCGAGGAGCTGGACCGCGACTACGTGCGCACCGCCATCGGCGGGGGCATCCCCAAGCACGTGGTGGTGGCCCGTAACGTGCTGCGCAACGCGCTCATCACCCCGCTGACCGTGCTGGGCCTGCGTATCGGCTACGCCATGGGCGGCGCCGTCGTCATCGAGATCATCTTCAACATCAATGGCATGGGCCAGCTCATCTTCGACGGTATCACCCGCAATGACGTCAATATCGTCCAGGGCGTGTCCATCACCGTGGCGCTGGCCTTCATCCTCGTCAACATTGTCGTCGACATGCTCTACGTCCTCGTCAACCCACGAATCAGGAGCATCTGA